The window GAAAGTAAACTCTGCAGTTTCATCCGAAGGTACTTCCATATCTGATTTTACTGTTATTCCAGATAAACCTAGTACTAGTACAATGTCTACAACTGGTAAAATACTGTCAACAAATGAGGTTATAAGTGAAACCTCTTCCATGCATACATCTGAAGATATATCAGAAACGACTTCTTCTCCACAAACTGTCAGTATAACGCTTGGTAGACAAAGTAGCTCAACTCCATCTACTGTTCAATCGTTAAAAACAATAGAACATACTAGTGAAACATCATCTGTTCACCCAAcgaaaaaagaaactaaagtaaCCAGTTCTTCACCAATGATTAGCGAAACAGAAAGTATATATTCCTCTAGTAGAAAACCGACGAAAGGTAAAGTAATTTCTACCACAGAAGATACGATTGTATCATCTTCTCAAAGTACGATAAACAAATTATCAGAATCTTCCGTTTATATCTCTAAACTTAGCACGGAACCTAGTTCACACACATGGAGTGAAAAATCGATCACACCAACAGATTTAAGAACAACGACAGATGCACAGAAAGTAACCTCTGCAGTTTCATCCGAAGGTACTTCCATATCTGACTTTACTGTTATTCCAGATAAATCTAGTACAGGTACAGTGTCTACAACTGGTATAATACTGTCAACAAATGAGGTTATAAGTGAAACCTCTTCCATGCATACATCTGAAGATATATCAGAAACGACGTCTTCTCCACAAACTGTCAGTATAACGCTTGCCAGACAAAGTAGTTCAACGCCATCTACTGTTCAATCGTTAAAAACATTAGAACATACTAGCGAAACATCATCTGTTCACCCAAcgaaaaaagaaactaaagtgaCCAGTTCTTCACCGATGATTAGCGAAACAGAAAGTATTTCTTCCTCTAGTAGAAAACCGACGAAAGGTAAAGTAATTTCTACCACAGAAGATACGATTGTATCATCCTCtcaaagtacaataaacaaattatcagaaTCATCCATTTATACCTCTAAACTTAGCACGGAACCTAGTTTACACACATCGAGTGAAAAATCGATCATTCCAACAGATTTAAGAACAACGACAGATGCACAGAAAGTAACCTCTCCAGTTTTATCCGAAGGTACTTCCATATCTGACTTTACTGTTATTCCAGATAAACCTAGTACAAGTACAATGTCTACAACTGGTAAAATACTGTCAACAAATGAGGTTATAAGTGAAACTTCTTCTGTGCATACATCTGAAGATATATCACAAGGGACTTCTTCTCCAGAAAGTGTCAGTATTACGGAGGCTACAAAAAGCAGCTCAGCGCCATCTACTGTTCAATCGTTAAAAACATTAGAACATACTAGCGAAACATCATCTGTTCACCCAacgaaaaaaagaaactaaagtaaCCAGTTCTTCACCAATGATTAGCGAAACAGAAAGTATATATTCCTCTAGTAGTAAACCGACGAAAGGTAAAGTAATTTCTACCACAGAAGATACGATTGTATCATCCTCtcaaattacaataaacaaattatcagaaTCATCCATTTATACCTCTAAACTTAGCACGGAACCTAGTTTAGACACATCGAGTGAAAAATCGCTCCTTCCAACAGATTTAAGAACAACGACAGATGCACAGAAAGTAAACTCTGCAGTTTCATCCGAAGGTACTTCCATATCTGATTTTACTGTTATTCCAGATAAACCTAGTACTAGTACAATGTCTACAACTGGTAAAATACTGTCAACAAATGAGGTTATAAGTGAAACCTCTTCCATGCATACATCTGAAGATATATCAGAAACGACGTCTTCTCCACAAACTGTCAGTATAACGCTTGCTAGACAAAGTAGTTCAACGCCATCTACTGTTCAATCGTTAAAAACATTAGAACATACTAGCGAAACATCATCTGTTCACCCAAcgaaaaaagaaactaaagtgaCCAGTTCTTCACCGATGATTAGCGAAACAGAAAGTATTTCTTCCTCTAGTAGAAAACCGACGAAAGGTAAAGTAATTTCTACCATAGAAGATACGATTGTATCATTCTCtcaaagtacaataaacaaattatccgAATCATCCATTTATACCTCTAAAATTAGCACGGAACCTAGTTTACACACATCGAGTGAAAAATCGATCATTCCAACAGATTTAAGAACAACGACAGATGCACAGAAAGTAACCTCTGCAGTTTCATCCGAAGGTACTTCCATATCTGACTTTACTGTTATTCCAGATAAATCTAGTACAGGTACAGTGTCTACAACTGGTATAATACTGTCAACAAATGAGGTTATAAGTGAAACCTCTTCCATGCATACATCTGAAGATATATCAGAAACGACGTCTTCTCCACAAACTGTCAGTATAACGCTTGCCAGACAAAGTAGTTTAACGCCATCTACTGTTCAATCGTTAAAAACAACAGAACATGCTAGCGAAACATCATCTGTTCACCCAAcgaaaaaagaaactaaagtgaCCAGTTCTTCACCGATGATTAGCGAAACAGAAAGTATTTCTTCCTCTAGTAGAAAACCGACGAAAGGTAAAGTAATTTCTACCATAGAAGATACGATTGTATCGTCCTCtcaaagtacaataaacaaattaacagaATCTTCCGTTTATATCTCTAAATTTAGCACGGAACCTAGTTTACACACATCGAGTGAAAAATCGATCATTCCAACAGATTTAAGAACAACGACAGATGCACAGAAAGTAACCTCTGCAGTTTCATCCAAAGGTACTTCCATATCTGACTTTACTGTTATTCCAGATAAATCTAGTACCAGCACAGTATCTAGTACTGAGGTAGTACTGTCAACAAATGAAGTTACAAGTGTCACATCCTTTTCACATACAAATCAAGAAAGATCAGAAACATATACTTCTTCAGTTGTGTCGAGACTTTTATCAAGTACACCGAGCTCAACTTTTTGGTCTTCAAGTTTTGATGATGGAATAACAGAAGttaatgattttaatgttaatgaTTTTGATTGGaaaattgttctttttattactttagttttatttattttgattagtttTTGTGTTTGCTGTTTGATTTGTGTGAGACGGATTTGGAAGAAATCTCGGCCATCTCGTCGTTTTTCTGACCTCGAACCTGGTTCTCCTGTTTTTGTTGACACAGGTTTTGAAACAGTCTCTCCGTTGTATGTTACTTAGTTTCTGATTTTACTTGTATTCGGATACTGACTACATATTTTTTCCTTAAGgtgtataaattttatattttctatcgTCTGATAAGAATGGCCTTGGTACTAATAGATCTGACAAGATTTTTTGATTCTGATTGTTGTTGTTCACGTTTTGTATGTTAATCGttggtttaataatttgtttgaattttgtgcgattttaagataatttgaaaatatttggaaTTAACCTTTTGTCCAaattaatatgaaacaaatttgGGTAAAATATTTTACCCGATGTTGTAatgatactaaaaaaaaacacatagaaTAAGGAAAACTACAAAAAGAAAtccataatttaatttgttttttatttataagtcCGAAGGTCTAACTTCCGAAAAATCTGTTTCtcgagtgtttttttttctctgtaatatATTTTCGTAATCTAACATTTGAAAATTCTACCTTCTCCTTGTTATGATCTGAAATTATTACGTTTGATAATAATGTATCtcatatcataaaaaatatttgttattacgtTTTATGAAGTTTAACTAACACTGAAATCTACATCTCAATGATCACTAGTTTAAAACATTGATTTGCTGTTATCCGTCTTTTATACGGCtattaatgtttaaaagtgaaatggttttattaaattaatgatatgaaagaaagaagaaacaaGGTCTTTCTTGCtgtttattgtaaatttaaagGTTAAGTAAGATGTTAATGTTCTAACTTTGAATTAAAACCTTAATTAACGTATTCTTGGAACGGAGATAGTACTCTTACCATAAAATCAAATCTTAACACTCACACCACAGGATAAGATAAACACGTTTTTTAAGTATATAATATCTATTGataattttttatctgtttacCTAGAGCATGTGTGCATAAAAAGTGTTGAACTAAATATATGTTTCTTTACGCTTCTCTTTCTTTCTCACTTGGTATTTACATTTATTGACGTATGGAAATGTCATTTTAGATCGACAATTTGTCTGTCGAAAGATCGAATGTAGACCTGTGTTATTCAAGTATTTTGGACTGATAAAATATGTACACAATTAAATGAGTTACGAATGTTGGACTTCAGGGATTCAAAGATATTTCTTTTAGGGTTACGTTTGTTTGATTAGACAGACGGTGGCTGATATATCTCTATGGTATGAAATAATGCTTGTTAagttttcagaattttattgaGTCAGGTGTGAAAGGGAGTAGGATTTTTTATAACCATTTTCAGGCTCGATAAATGTGTGGGGGGGCAGATATTTTTCATTGGGAAGGCAACATGTTCTGAACCACCAGTTAGCAGAGACATTTATACATGATCAGATAGAGGTCAAACTGGAGTGTTGAGCAAGCTGCAAGGATGACATTGTAAGTTTGGAAATAGCAGGGGATATATATTTGATACGAAGTCACTGAAAATGAAGAGAAATGTCAAGAAATGTTATGAGATTATACAACTCCCGAGTTGTActggatatttttatattgatagcCAGATGGAGGCCATAGCGTTTAAGTTGCGAAGTAATTTACAGAAAGATAAAGAAACGAACATCCCTAAGTTATGACCATAGGCAATACAAGGACaaataatagtaaaacaaaagCTGTTGTTTAAACCACAAGTGGTTCCAGTTAGATATTGAAGAAGGGTGAGCACATTGTTACAGGATGGACTTTTCATGCCAGGTGCTACAAATGATGAAACCCAAACAGTTAATTGTATTATGTAAATCCACAGAAAAATGGTCTGTTTTGACATTAAATAGATCAGAATTTCGACATgtcagtatgttttttttttcttggatcAAACAGAGTAGAAAATAGCTTTGGACTTAAATAGATTGAATATATTCTGCCATTTTTTGCACCAAAGTGATTATATGCTATTTGTGGTCTATCAGATAATTACTAAATCAGTATTACCGGCATACTGGAAACTCTGTGCTGTACGTCAAAGATGTAGCACATCGGAGATATAATGAGAAGAGATGACAGAACTGAACCTTGTTGGTGAGTGATCTTAAGAATATGCCTTTCAGAGAGACAACTGCCTGAGGTTTTGTAAAAATTGAATTTATGACAGAAACATAATAAAGTAGAATAGGTACAGAATATAGCTTGAACATCAAACCATGATGCCAATTaatcaagatttttttaaaaaacgaaGAGAATCATACAAGAAGGTCGATTTGTTGAAGTGGCTTATTGCATTCcaagaaaattaaaatcatttccaAGATTGGGAGTTCAAGCGGTCGAGATATCGCTTATGTGTGAAGTGAATAATTTGGTAaagtgtattgtttatttttatgaatttttgtataTGTTGCAACGCATCATAATTATGGTAAGGATAGTAATGCTATATAAATACTTGTAAcactatatattattaattgttgtcTTAAATTAACCTGCTCATTATTCGAAAGAACTGGCAAATGAATTGCACTCAGAGGATTTGTCAGTTATAGACTGTACGAATCATAGTTGTTTGACAAGAAAGGTGCAGACCTATTTGTATTCTTTAGAGGTGATTTGGATTAACTTGAAAATCTTAGCTCTAAGTGAATTACACGTTTATGTCAACTTGATACTTTGTAAATATGTGAATAATGTTCTTTAGAGATAAACATTTAGACACATTCGTTTGGTTTGACAAGTAGAGACCAATGTGAGGAACATTCATTTGACCTGACAAACATCAACGAATTTGAAGTATATTCATCCGTCTTGAAAGATACCTTTTTTAGTGGATTGATTTGgaatttcttacatatataaatgaCATGCATTTGAATTGACAGACTTGTATTTAATCACGTTCATTTTTCTTTAAACGTGTATACCtatgtaaattacaatattttacaaatctaATTGAATCGTTTTTATTACCAAAAGATGAACTTTACATTTTCGTTTGTTCCCAATCTTGAAAGCAGCCCCTCAACCAAGCCATTAGATTGAGTAATGTAATATAGTGTATGAGTATTAACCATGTTACTACCTTACAAATTTCAGCAAACAGCTGACTGTTGAAGTTACTTCTTCATCAGTATCAATCTCCTTGAGTGTCCGAAGCACATTTTCCATCCACTGCTTAACGGATATGTCAACAAATATTTAAGAAGGCAcattaactaaacaaataaataaaagacataaacaaatagataaaagacataaataaatagataaaagacataaataaatagataaacaaatGGATAAAAGGCATACTATTACGCCagaaaaacttcattaaaatcaCCAAGAATTTGATTTTGTAACACGTTTATATATGCATTCGTGAAGAGTCGAATTATTTTGTATAAGTCTAAAATCAGTTAACAAGTGTCTTGTTTACCTCGATAAAACCGTAGTGGAAAAGTTTtggattaaataaaaacaattacatatgtttcatgaaataataggccgtgttttatttattttgtagcaATAAATACATACCTCCGTTTTGCACCTCAAACTTTAAACTATAAATGTGTTAGTTAGGGGATATCCTTATACTTAGCCCATTCAGTAGTTATCGATTAGAACTAATATATAACGATTACCTTAATCAGCAAGTATTGGCTCACCTGAATCAGAAACGAATCTCAAGTTCTCGGAGATGAAAAGAATCTTTAAAGACGCCAAACTTAATGCATAACTCACACTGCAGCCgaccaataaaaaaaattacaaaattcaagAAATGCATCTGTTCTATATGACATATGTAAAGCAATCTTCTATACACAAGGTACAATAAGATGAAAGTCCTGATGAACCAGTAGATAGGTTTCTTGACCAAATTTGGTACAGAAGGTAATTTGTTGAACTGATTTTATCTTTTGTCAAGTGATCGTCACCCGGCAGGTCAGCAGTACATTTAGAGTCAAATGCCGAAATCCGGAAATAGATTTTCCTATTTTGAACAGGACGAAGACACTCTACTGTGTAGCGTTGCGTTTACAAACACAATGAACGAACAAAGAGTACGCGACTGGAATCATATTCAgcgtattattattttatagtggGGAGTACATTCTACAGCAGGATATGTAAAGTTTCtgtaatacagtaaaacaagaAAATCAACAAAAGAATTTTGGATCAGACAGGCTAACATAACTTTGGTAGTTTTTGGTTGACAGTAGACTACTACATGCTAGagaataaatgttaaattattacaaagGCAATATATGATCATAATACAGTGTGAAACGTCTATTAATTATGTCAAAGTTAATTAGTAATTTATCGGCATGGAATATctcatttacatttatattattactatacaAATAATCGGCAGAGGGCGTAGagagaaaatgttatttataagagagaaaaagtaaaaaaattttttttattccgAAAGTGTTCATATATTCAAGATAAGTCATCTTATGTCATACTTTGATGAAACTTGATACTTCAGTGTGTAAAATAGAAACCATTATCAGCCAGCTCCACGTGATTGTTGTGCTAATCCAAACGTCAtgagttttgttataattttcgCTCTTAGCACCTCTTCTTATTTATTCTACAATTTCACGTGAAACATGTAAATCTTTTCTTTAATTCTCGGAGATGAACCACTCTTAATGTTTTAACATCAAATTTGATATACTGTGTCTGTGTTGTATCTGATAACCTAATAAGTTTCTTAAAGCAGCTAAAtactaaataagtttaaaatgccACATTACATATTGGTGTCTAAACgctgttaaaataaacttaatattccgAAAATTATTTATATCGAAGTTTGAACTCAAGGGAGGTCTCGttcaatctacactttgatcagcgtgtgttattgtgttatactAGTTTCGGACATTTTCACTCTTCATCAGGAACTCTCAACACAAGTTCACCAAAGAGAGAGAAGCTGGTCCTGTatcatactgttgatgtgaacaCGCTTTGTATTCGCAATGAGAAAACCTATGCACTAGCCAATGAAACTTTTTCTTTACTTCACGTGACTAGTATTTATTTAGGTTTTCTCacagtgtttgtgttttaatttcgcgcaaagctacacaaaggctatttgctctagtcgtctctaatttagcagtgtaagactagagagaaggcagatagtcatcaccacccaccgccaacgcgtgggctactcttttaccaatgaatagtgggattgaccatagcTTTATTACTCCCCGCCGTCTAAAAGAGCGACCATATTTGTTGTGATGGGAAATTaaaccttcgaccctcagatgacAAGTCGATCATATTAATtacttggcaatgccgggccatgGTTAAAGTAGAGGTTAAAATTCACATGGTAAGGTCGATATGTAAATCTATGTACAAACAATGGTTGCTAATGCTAGTTGTTAACTGTGTTACTTTTATGAAGGTCGCAAAGAGAGAAAAGTAGAGAAAGTTACGGCCGCTTGACCAACAGCTCagtaattcatattttatgtaaacattcTTGACCACTTTGATTGACTTGTAACCACCATGTAAACACGAAACTATACACAGTGTAAGTTTACGTGTAGTAAGTACACATTCACACATTTTGGCAAGCTTTGTTAAACAAAAGTCAGATTTTATGTTGAAGTATTTGAAATGCAGGTTAATGAATAAACCAAAATTTACAAATTCAGTACGAGTACAACTTGATTTTCGtgtaaagtataaaaatgatttatttttttcgtCTTTAAAGCTTTCAAATTGCTTTTGCATGATTGTTAGGACCTCgtaaatgaataacaaaagttGTTTCAGATGAAACTGGATCTTTTATTTTCTCTGCATATGAGCCACGTCCAACCTTTCAGTCACCAAGTGACGAACGATTAGagaataaatctaaattatcctttCTTCTTTCtgtaattaggcccggcatgactaggcaggttaaggcattcgactcgtaatctgaaggtcgtaggttcgaatccccttcgcaccaaacatgttcgccctttcagccgtaggggcgttataatgtaacggtcaatcccactattcgttggtaaaagagtagcccaagagttggcggtgggtggtgatgactagctgtcttccctctagtcttacactgcaaaattagggacggctagcgcacacagccctcgtgtagccttgcgcgaaattcaaaaacaaacaaatattctttatAGACTGTCTTCCTGGTTGTCCAGATCGGTATTTAGGTCTCAACTTGGGTTACCAGGTACAGCTTAATCCTTTTCTCCTtcctttactgtgttttaatCTGTCAAATACTAGTGACAATTTTACGAAAACAGTGCTTAAAACGTTCGGTTTTAAACGTGTCCATTTATCTTATCAGAACCCTGTTTGTgaatattatacagtaatattTAGTTCCTCACTGCTACATTGTTTCGTCTTGTCGTGTATAATACTTCTCAAACAATAGTTTATTTTCCATTATAGTAAGTGCACGTTTCGTGTAAAatatcctgtatatatatatatagatacattcAATACGGTAATCCAGGTGAGGCAGTAAGTTCTGGTAATGAGTGACTATTATGTTATAAACAAGGAAAGAATTCATAACTGTTATAAGTGTGGGCTTTAAATATATAAGTAACTGAAAGAATCACCACCACGGGCGGGGCGGGGCGAATTTTATAACCTATACTTCTGAGCGCCCCCGTTTATATCTGACCCTGAGCTTCAGCTTGAGGTCAGATAATTTTAAACCTAAACTAATGCCACGCCCTCTGCTCTGCTGAGATCGTTAGTGTAAAGGTTTTCTTGGCTGTTTCAAATACGAAGGCAATTTCATCTGTTTGCTTTTGTGGACTTTGGTATGTTGGATACATTCTATAAAGACGTTTTTGGTTATTTCTAAGATAGGGTTAATCGCAGAGGTTGACCGctggttatttattatattgatggTTTTATTTGGGTGTTTTGCTGTGTAGTTGAtttcttattttctatacttGCTACTCCCTTTCTGTTTTTATTTCGTGAGTGCACGACTTCTGCACAGGTACGTGTTTGTGGAATATTGAGGTTgtcagttttaatattgttgtcgGCTTTAGCGGTGGTTTTGTTGAAGTCTCTCGtgtttgctttatttcattatcttgaatgtttgtttgtgcGGCTGTCATATTATGATGTATTTGATTTCCTTGTAACAAGCTATTTAATTTATTCTGTGTTTTAGCTTATAACTAAAGCACACAGGGTattaatttttctactttttatttggAGATGTGATGGTTTCCACCACctaaaattataacatgattCCTGTATCAGGTTTCTGACCTGGTGCCATTCAGTGAAACAGCAATATTTTTGCggacttaaaaacaaacaaacagagatatTGCTTACATTTCTGGCAgactaatatttaatgatttagaGGTAAACATTTAAACCTATATAAAAATTGTACACATACGTTATCGAAATTTGTCAGTGCTGATGGATTAATTGCACAAAATCTAGTTCTAACTTGAAATTAATGAGTCAATTGGGTTtcgttaaataacaaaataaagggATGCTGTGGGTccgaaaatattgttttgaaaaccGATAGTGGGTTACAAAAAATTCCTTTTGTGTATCTGAGAACGTACCCCgctggtacatcggtaagtctccggatttacaacgttaaaagcaAGAGTTCGATtctccctcggtggactcagcaggtagcccattgtggctttgctataacaaaacacacacacacacacacagtatctGAGAACAAACTAATACATTATAATCTAATATTACACACTGAGCACCTTTCAAGTTGCTTCTGCATGATCAGATGACTCTCTGGATTTTGCCAACATTCTTCTAAAGACAAGATAATTTGTGATATTAATCATCAAAGTAATTTTGCAATATTTGATTGGAACTGCAGGTAAGAAATTAAAGTCAAATACTACAAGTCTTGTTCCGGTCATTAACAATTCCTTGGTCTCTTTGTTTCTCATAATGAGAAAATGGTCAACTAAGTtcccaacatgaaataacttgctaaactaattttaatcagtttAAACATTGtgaactaaaaattaaatgtttcttttacatGTCGACTTCTTTCATCGTTGTTTCTGgataaaatattgaaagataGCGAATATATTAGGATGTCACTATCTCGAATGACCTAATCTTGGTCACTACACTTATCAGATTTGCATGTTCTTTTATTCATGTATTTTCAATCCTTTTTGGTGGTAGACTCAATATACCTTTAATGGCATCcagaacatttaaatttatagaC of the Tachypleus tridentatus isolate NWPU-2018 chromosome 13, ASM421037v1, whole genome shotgun sequence genome contains:
- the LOC143239719 gene encoding uncharacterized protein LOC143239719, whose product is MISETESIYSSSSKPTKGKVISTTEDTIVSSSQITINKLSESSIYTSKLSTEPSLDTSSEKSLLPTDLRTTTDAQKVNSAVSSEGTSISDFTVIPDKPSTSTMSTTGKILSTNEVISETSSMHTSEDISETTSSPQTVSITLARQSSSTPSTVQSLKTLEHTSETSSVHPTKKETKVTSSSPMISETESISSSSRKPTKGKVISTIEDTIVSFSQSTINKLSESSIYTSKISTEPSLHTSSEKSIIPTDLRTTTDAQKVTSAVSSEGTSISDFTVIPDKSSTGTVSTTGIILSTNEVISETSSMHTSEDISETTSSPQTVSITLARQSSLTPSTVQSLKTTEHASETSSVHPTKKETKVTSSSPMISETESISSSSRKPTKGKVISTIEDTIVSSSQSTINKLTESSVYISKFSTEPSLHTSSEKSIIPTDLRTTTDAQKVTSAVSSKGTSISDFTVIPDKSSTSTVSSTEVVLSTNEVTSVTSFSHTNQERSETYTSSVVSRLLSSTPSSTFWSSSFDDGITEVNDFNVNDFDWKIVLFITLVLFILISFCVCCLICVRRIWKKSRPSRRFSDLEPGSPVFVDTGFETVSPLYVT